In a genomic window of Methanocalculus alkaliphilus:
- a CDS encoding FKBP-type peptidyl-prolyl cis-trans isomerase: MTGAAIGDSVRVHYTGTLEDGEVFDSSLDREPIEFTIGAGQVIPGFDENLEGMEPGESKRIEIPPDRAYGERNDEIIFPVPKDQFPPDVTPNLGDRFQVQVGEDQVIEVTISEIGDETITLDANHPLAGKTLVFELTLVEIL; this comes from the coding sequence ATGACAGGAGCAGCAATTGGAGACTCTGTCAGGGTCCACTACACCGGAACACTTGAAGATGGCGAGGTCTTTGACTCCTCGCTTGACCGTGAGCCGATTGAGTTTACTATCGGGGCAGGCCAGGTCATTCCGGGTTTTGATGAGAATCTTGAGGGAATGGAGCCGGGCGAGTCGAAGCGGATCGAGATCCCGCCGGACCGTGCCTATGGCGAGAGGAACGATGAGATCATCTTCCCGGTCCCAAAAGACCAGTTCCCCCCCGATGTCACCCCGAATCTTGGTGACCGCTTCCAGGTGCAGGTTGGAGAGGATCAGGTCATCGAGGTGACGATCAGTGAGATCGGTGATGAGACCATCACCCTTGATGCAAACCATCCTCTTGCAGGAAAGACCCTCGTCTTTGAACTGACGCTGGTCGAGATCCTCTGA
- a CDS encoding creatininase family protein: MEKNPRLIQHLTAADYTADPFRMVILPLGSLESHGGHLPFGTDALTAAALADAVAAEIPGAAVLPVVPYGVSEHYREFPFTISLSFQTEITIITDILESLHREGIRRVFILNGHDGNIAPIEVAARTVKVRHPEMRIIALGAWWESLAPLLPDGFFEVWGGLGHGGEGEMSIGLALFEELCQPEHAEGRVPDLPAFGELKWCFSELTDCGATGDPTKGSREKGMKMKEVLVGAIVSMLNDAMERDWNYGLNG; the protein is encoded by the coding sequence ATGGAGAAGAATCCCCGTCTCATCCAGCATCTGACTGCAGCCGACTATACCGCCGACCCTTTCCGGATGGTGATCCTCCCGCTCGGCTCACTCGAGAGCCATGGCGGCCATCTCCCCTTCGGAACCGATGCCCTCACTGCGGCCGCCCTCGCAGATGCGGTTGCAGCAGAGATCCCCGGTGCCGCCGTCCTCCCGGTCGTCCCCTATGGTGTCTCAGAGCATTACCGGGAGTTTCCGTTCACCATCTCCCTGAGCTTTCAGACTGAGATCACGATCATCACCGATATTCTTGAGTCGCTACATCGGGAAGGGATCAGGAGGGTCTTCATCCTCAATGGCCATGACGGCAACATCGCACCGATTGAGGTGGCGGCACGGACCGTCAAGGTCAGGCACCCGGAGATGCGGATCATCGCACTCGGTGCATGGTGGGAGAGTCTTGCCCCCCTTCTCCCTGACGGCTTCTTCGAGGTCTGGGGAGGCCTCGGTCATGGTGGCGAAGGCGAGATGTCCATCGGCCTTGCCCTCTTCGAGGAGCTCTGCCAGCCGGAACATGCAGAGGGCAGGGTTCCGGATCTCCCGGCGTTTGGGGAACTGAAGTGGTGCTTCTCAGAACTGACCGACTGCGGGGCAACAGGGGACCCGACGAAGGGGAGCCGGGAGAAAGGAATGAAGATGAAAGAGGTCCTTGTCGGAGCAATCGTCTCGATGCTCAATGATGCCATGGAGCGGGACTGGAATTACGGACTGAACGGGTGA
- a CDS encoding sugar-specific transcriptional regulator TrmB, producing MAGVLEKRNKILSFMRRLTLDRGSFTIAEIAQQIDIPRSTAQDWINRLIEDECIIISSPGKGREPTRYIARTALPQTICKRIFSTCDGDLVEIYHECMSSGCAAFCKHHHGRAGGVLTDVRRDGTLLREMGHIGSVDAEVGITPLPAVGVVAIRREGDQIIQTIRSFGGPAYSLTEMMSRAEGVLSVETRRNGTIVEGDVHTKALQRILIGIDDTDSRGDGATFALAYALLQRLGRCEGVMPISHKVAMLYPGIDEKTAGNSCSLIELAAEEGAIPGIVKQAIAFVAGESASAEWGIAIRRGLAPHEGLRGFGERVRREPVPVGDAESLAMEAGIQLIGGRGVIGALAAVSLQGCADEILLNPDHPFSP from the coding sequence ATGGCGGGCGTTCTTGAGAAGAGAAATAAAATCCTCTCATTCATGCGCCGGCTCACCCTGGACAGGGGATCCTTTACCATCGCAGAAATTGCGCAGCAGATCGATATCCCCCGAAGTACTGCACAGGACTGGATTAACCGGCTCATCGAGGATGAGTGCATCATCATCTCCTCGCCGGGCAAGGGGAGGGAACCCACACGGTATATCGCTCGTACTGCCCTCCCCCAGACGATCTGTAAACGGATCTTCTCGACCTGCGACGGCGACCTCGTCGAGATCTATCATGAATGTATGAGCAGCGGATGCGCCGCCTTCTGTAAACACCATCATGGGCGTGCCGGTGGTGTCCTGACCGATGTAAGGCGGGACGGGACGCTCCTGCGTGAGATGGGGCATATCGGATCTGTCGATGCAGAGGTCGGGATCACGCCCCTTCCTGCAGTCGGTGTCGTCGCAATCCGACGGGAGGGTGATCAGATCATTCAGACGATCCGATCCTTCGGCGGGCCGGCTTACTCCCTCACCGAGATGATGTCACGTGCTGAGGGGGTGCTCTCTGTGGAGACACGCCGCAACGGAACCATCGTTGAGGGAGATGTCCACACTAAGGCACTGCAGCGGATTCTCATCGGGATCGATGATACCGACTCCAGGGGGGATGGTGCAACATTTGCCCTTGCTTATGCCCTTCTCCAGCGGCTCGGAAGGTGCGAGGGGGTGATGCCGATCTCCCATAAGGTTGCGATGCTCTATCCGGGAATCGATGAAAAGACTGCCGGAAACTCGTGCAGCCTCATCGAGCTGGCAGCAGAGGAGGGTGCGATCCCCGGGATCGTGAAGCAGGCGATTGCATTCGTCGCCGGGGAGTCTGCTTCAGCCGAGTGGGGGATTGCCATCAGGAGAGGGCTGGCCCCGCATGAAGGGCTGCGTGGGTTTGGTGAGCGTGTGCGGCGGGAGCCGGTACCTGTCGGGGATGCAGAATCCCTGGCAATGGAGGCCGGTATCCAGCTCATCGGGGGACGCGGGGTGATCGGGGCGCTTGCTGCAGTCTCGCTCCAGGGATGCGCCGATGAGATCCTCTTAAACCCGGATCACCCGTTCAGTCCGTAA
- a CDS encoding homoserine dehydrogenase, whose protein sequence is MRVAIIGFGAVGQGVAGVLADPSHGFTLTAVADSRSAIINGEGLNPEEILAKKRETGICGIKGKSAADILASGAFDILVEASPTNANGGEPATSLIRSVLFSGRHVVTSNKGPIAAAYHELKAIADEQRVGLGYEATVAGAVPVINGIRNGLAGNTIRSLYGILNGTCNYILTRMRDEGLTYQQALQEARDLGYAEADPTYDVKGIDAAIKLVILANTLLGMKVTLSDVDISGIDLVTVEALNLAEDEGSTVRLIGEIIPERKIIRVSPRVLALDHPLVVDGTLNAIQVCTDMAGHVTFIGRGAGAQPTASAILADLIAIRNYYGGRS, encoded by the coding sequence ATGAGGGTTGCTATCATAGGATTCGGGGCAGTCGGTCAGGGGGTTGCCGGGGTGCTTGCCGATCCATCCCATGGGTTCACCCTGACAGCGGTTGCGGACTCGCGATCTGCGATCATCAATGGAGAGGGGCTCAACCCCGAAGAGATCCTGGCTAAGAAGAGGGAGACCGGCATCTGTGGTATCAAAGGGAAGAGCGCCGCGGATATCCTTGCATCCGGTGCATTTGATATTCTTGTCGAGGCCTCACCGACGAATGCCAATGGCGGAGAGCCGGCAACATCGCTCATCAGATCCGTTCTCTTCTCCGGCAGGCATGTCGTCACCTCCAATAAAGGGCCGATCGCCGCTGCGTATCATGAGCTCAAAGCGATTGCCGATGAACAGAGGGTTGGTCTTGGATACGAGGCGACGGTCGCCGGAGCGGTTCCGGTGATCAACGGGATTCGCAATGGTCTTGCCGGAAACACTATCCGGTCGCTCTATGGGATCTTAAACGGCACCTGCAACTACATCCTGACCCGGATGCGCGACGAAGGGCTCACCTATCAGCAGGCACTTCAGGAGGCCCGGGATCTCGGGTATGCAGAGGCGGATCCGACCTATGATGTCAAAGGAATCGATGCAGCCATCAAACTGGTCATCCTGGCAAATACCCTCCTTGGGATGAAGGTCACCCTCTCTGATGTCGATATCTCGGGTATCGATCTCGTCACTGTTGAGGCCCTCAATCTTGCCGAGGATGAGGGATCGACGGTCCGGCTCATCGGTGAGATCATCCCGGAACGAAAGATCATCCGGGTCTCACCCCGTGTCCTTGCCCTCGACCACCCCCTTGTGGTGGATGGAACGCTCAATGCAATACAGGTCTGCACAGATATGGCAGGGCACGTGACCTTCATCGGCAGGGGAGCAGGGGCCCAGCCGACCGCAAGTGCGATCCTCGCCGATCTCATCGCAATCAGGAATTATTATGGCGGGCGTTCTTGA
- a CDS encoding amino acid-binding protein has translation MKLELKDTPGQLLGALKPISDIGGNIITIIHQRDGTSAENTLIVDITIELPEHKLESLIATLQERGCGVVRIGKERLHQKRSLIMIGHLMHTDLTDTVDHIDKTGFAEVSELHMVMPAINEPSTAKITIRAESPEDMRRAISILHEVTARKEILVLEPLEGME, from the coding sequence ATGAAACTTGAGCTGAAGGATACACCGGGGCAGCTCCTCGGCGCATTAAAGCCGATCTCTGATATCGGGGGGAACATCATCACGATCATCCATCAGCGGGATGGGACCTCGGCTGAGAATACGCTCATCGTTGATATCACCATCGAGCTTCCGGAGCATAAGCTCGAATCCTTAATTGCCACACTTCAGGAACGCGGTTGTGGCGTCGTCCGTATCGGAAAGGAGAGGCTCCACCAGAAGCGATCCCTGATCATGATCGGACACCTGATGCATACCGATCTGACTGATACTGTTGATCATATCGACAAAACCGGATTTGCGGAGGTCTCTGAACTCCATATGGTGATGCCGGCGATCAATGAACCGTCCACGGCAAAGATCACCATACGGGCAGAGTCTCCCGAGGATATGCGCCGTGCCATCTCGATCCTGCATGAGGTCACCGCAAGAAAAGAGATTCTGGTCCTTGAGCCTCTGGAGGGTATGGAATGA
- a CDS encoding DUF169 domain-containing protein: MDEMRTDLNYAEIAAVLKRELGMEGSPVAIKLAGSKEQIPPGIEEIGDETKHCMMVTMARKEGRCFYATAEKHQCMGGAWALGLRERTPSLRSGEFYFRLGKYESWAACRRTIDRIPHLPSGETWATLYSPLETTPFSPHVVLIVAEPRAMLKAAQSLLYRMGGRLYPEMSGIQSVCSDATATVYLSGEPNISLGCDGSRKFSGIDDSEMVMGIPGELLAEIAAALPIVTGAAGSKK, encoded by the coding sequence ATGGATGAGATGAGAACGGATCTGAATTATGCTGAGATAGCAGCTGTTTTGAAGAGAGAGCTGGGGATGGAGGGATCCCCGGTTGCCATTAAGCTCGCCGGATCGAAGGAGCAGATTCCTCCGGGAATCGAAGAGATCGGTGATGAAACCAAGCACTGTATGATGGTCACCATGGCCAGGAAGGAGGGGAGATGCTTCTATGCAACCGCTGAAAAACATCAGTGTATGGGTGGTGCCTGGGCGCTTGGCCTTCGTGAACGGACGCCATCGCTTCGATCAGGCGAATTTTACTTCAGGCTTGGCAAGTACGAGAGCTGGGCCGCCTGTCGCCGCACCATCGACCGCATTCCGCACCTCCCCTCCGGGGAGACATGGGCGACACTCTATTCCCCGCTTGAAACAACCCCCTTCTCCCCGCATGTCGTCCTGATCGTGGCAGAGCCCAGAGCGATGCTGAAAGCCGCCCAGAGTCTCCTGTACCGGATGGGCGGGCGGTTGTATCCGGAGATGTCAGGGATTCAGTCGGTCTGCTCTGACGCGACCGCAACCGTCTATCTCAGCGGGGAGCCGAATATCTCACTAGGATGCGATGGATCAAGGAAGTTTTCAGGAATTGATGACAGCGAGATGGTGATGGGCATTCCGGGTGAGCTGCTTGCCGAGATCGCAGCAGCACTGCCGATTGTTACCGGGGCAGCCGGATCGAAGAAATAA
- a CDS encoding NAD(+)/NADH kinase has translation MRYIIAPRIDRDDTLAYAKHLGEELIRAGHTVFFEEGSAAIFGSAGVSISDAKDIADLIVAVGGDGTVLRTVAQMKRQIPIIGVNRGEVGFLADLEPENALAFLKDLRPDFPVEERMRLSLQIDGKEMGEALNEALIVTTRPAKMLRFSIVIDGIVAETFRADGMIIGTPTGSTAYAMSAGGPIVDPGIEGVLIVPLAPYMLSSRPHLISTGRDFEIRLDSDKPAHLVIDGVEICSLGLYASITVRSAEEPALFISSGRNFFEKVDQKLRRL, from the coding sequence ATGCGGTATATTATTGCCCCCCGGATTGACCGGGATGATACCCTTGCATATGCAAAACATCTTGGTGAGGAGCTGATCAGGGCAGGTCATACCGTCTTCTTTGAGGAGGGATCTGCTGCAATCTTCGGATCGGCCGGTGTCTCGATCAGTGATGCGAAGGATATTGCTGACCTGATCGTTGCGGTCGGCGGTGATGGAACCGTCCTTCGTACGGTAGCACAGATGAAGAGGCAGATCCCGATCATCGGGGTAAACCGGGGGGAGGTCGGGTTCCTGGCCGATCTCGAACCGGAGAATGCACTTGCCTTCCTCAAAGACCTGAGGCCAGACTTTCCCGTAGAGGAGAGGATGCGTCTCTCCCTCCAGATCGATGGCAAAGAGATGGGGGAGGCGCTCAATGAGGCGCTCATCGTCACCACCCGCCCTGCGAAGATGCTCCGCTTCTCTATCGTCATCGACGGCATCGTGGCAGAGACATTCCGTGCGGACGGAATGATCATCGGAACCCCGACCGGCTCGACGGCATATGCGATGAGTGCCGGCGGGCCGATTGTCGATCCCGGAATAGAGGGCGTCCTGATCGTTCCCCTGGCCCCCTATATGCTCTCATCCCGCCCCCATCTCATCTCAACCGGGAGGGATTTTGAGATCCGGCTCGACAGCGACAAGCCCGCCCATCTTGTCATCGATGGTGTAGAGATCTGTTCACTCGGACTCTACGCCTCCATCACCGTCCGGAGTGCGGAGGAGCCGGCCCTCTTCATCAGTTCGGGACGGAACTTCTTTGAGAAGGTTGATCAGAAGCTGCGGCGTCTCTGA
- a CDS encoding bifunctional fructose-bisphosphatase/inositol-phosphate phosphatase: MIETPFLHACQRIGGFVADEIDDIVGTKRGGAIIRMGADQTPTELIDLIAEESVISRLREAGICSEVISEESGRIPLTGAKGTIYLDPIDGTYNAVAGIPFYALSLAYAEDGIITEGFVKDLASGEEFYAALGGGAYRNGTPITVSGISQLEESAMSLYGRKFDPERAMQLGRKIRRWRLLGASALELCYVACGRIDGFVDLRNTLRNIDAVAGMLICSEAGGIVSGLDGTPVSFPEDVSVGRCLIATNAVIHRKVIEYLR; encoded by the coding sequence ATGATCGAGACTCCCTTTCTCCATGCGTGCCAGCGAATCGGCGGGTTTGTAGCCGATGAAATAGATGATATTGTTGGTACGAAGCGTGGAGGGGCGATAATCCGGATGGGTGCGGACCAGACCCCGACTGAGCTGATCGATCTGATCGCCGAAGAATCAGTCATCAGCAGATTGCGCGAAGCCGGGATCTGTTCAGAGGTGATCAGTGAAGAGTCCGGCCGAATTCCCCTGACTGGTGCAAAGGGCACGATCTATCTCGATCCCATCGATGGCACCTATAATGCCGTTGCCGGCATCCCTTTCTACGCACTATCACTTGCCTATGCTGAGGATGGAATCATCACCGAAGGGTTTGTCAAGGATCTCGCTTCAGGTGAGGAGTTCTATGCCGCCCTGGGTGGAGGTGCATACCGGAATGGGACACCGATTACAGTCTCAGGCATCTCACAGCTCGAGGAGAGCGCGATGAGCCTGTACGGCAGGAAGTTCGATCCCGAACGCGCAATGCAGCTTGGCAGGAAGATACGGCGATGGCGGCTCCTCGGGGCATCGGCACTTGAACTCTGTTACGTCGCCTGCGGCCGGATCGATGGGTTTGTCGATCTTCGAAATACGCTTCGGAATATCGATGCCGTCGCCGGAATGCTCATCTGCAGTGAGGCAGGAGGGATCGTCTCCGGTCTGGATGGAACCCCGGTCAGCTTTCCTGAGGATGTCTCGGTCGGGAGATGTCTGATTGCGACGAATGCGGTGATTCACCGGAAAGTGATCGAGTACCTGAGGTGA
- a CDS encoding translation initiation factor IF-5A, translating to MKEQTEVGKLREGRYVVVDDEPCKIQSISISKPGKHGSAKARLDVVGIFDGMKRSVVSPVSQKIYAPIVERKSAQVITIAANTVQFMDMKEFTNFELTLDDAQLSHIEPGKEIPYIESLGKRKLDI from the coding sequence ATGAAAGAACAGACTGAAGTTGGGAAGCTGAGAGAGGGTCGGTATGTTGTCGTTGATGATGAACCATGCAAAATTCAGAGCATCTCTATCTCAAAGCCTGGAAAACATGGATCTGCAAAGGCACGGCTTGATGTTGTCGGTATCTTTGACGGCATGAAGCGATCAGTCGTCTCGCCTGTCTCCCAGAAGATTTATGCACCTATCGTCGAGCGGAAGAGTGCACAGGTGATCACTATTGCAGCAAACACGGTTCAGTTCATGGACATGAAGGAGTTCACAAACTTCGAACTGACCCTTGATGATGCCCAGCTCTCACATATCGAGCCTGGAAAGGAAATTCCGTACATCGAGTCTCTTGGCAAGAGAAAGTTAGACATCTGA
- the speB gene encoding agmatinase, whose translation MQSFSNSLFADAEASYDEAAYVIFGVPYDATTSFKAGTRAAPNAIRALSYNFEPYMPMYDLELTDIPFVDLGDLYPECDPEEVAGQVADTVSMILGDGKCPVMLGGEHSITIGAVRAARPAWYVVCDAHLDFQDEYRGSRYNHDCVTARVEELGLQGIIIIGGRSGSREEFQRARSHHLFTADQVHDEGIDSIIRRIRELIGEESLYLSIDADAIDSCLTPGLGTPDPFGMTPRDVRSVIRALAPQAVGFDYVEVLPDDQGQTAAVAAHMIREFIGCRAKSRGM comes from the coding sequence ATGCAGTCTTTTTCAAACTCTCTTTTTGCTGATGCCGAAGCCTCCTACGACGAGGCAGCGTATGTCATCTTTGGTGTTCCGTATGATGCAACGACATCATTCAAGGCAGGGACACGGGCAGCTCCAAATGCGATCCGTGCGCTATCGTACAATTTCGAGCCCTACATGCCGATGTACGATCTTGAGCTGACCGATATCCCCTTCGTCGATCTCGGTGATCTCTATCCCGAATGTGATCCGGAAGAGGTCGCAGGCCAGGTCGCGGACACTGTATCGATGATCCTTGGTGACGGAAAATGCCCGGTGATGCTCGGCGGGGAACACTCCATCACAATCGGTGCTGTTCGCGCGGCAAGGCCGGCATGGTATGTCGTCTGCGATGCCCATCTCGACTTCCAGGATGAGTACCGGGGGTCACGCTATAACCATGACTGCGTCACCGCCCGTGTCGAGGAGCTGGGTCTCCAGGGTATTATCATCATCGGCGGGCGGAGCGGCTCACGCGAGGAGTTTCAGCGTGCACGATCCCATCACCTCTTCACAGCCGACCAGGTGCATGACGAGGGGATCGACTCGATTATCAGACGGATCAGGGAACTCATCGGTGAAGAGAGCCTCTATCTCTCGATCGATGCGGATGCCATCGACTCCTGCCTCACACCCGGTCTTGGAACGCCTGATCCCTTCGGCATGACGCCCCGGGATGTCCGGTCCGTCATCAGGGCACTGGCACCACAGGCGGTCGGGTTCGATTACGTCGAGGTCCTCCCCGATGATCAGGGGCAGACGGCGGCTGTTGCAGCACATATGATCCGTGAGTTTATCGGCTGCCGGGCAAAGTCCCGTGGAATGTGA
- a CDS encoding DUF47 domain-containing protein, with the protein MGLRDWIIPNDYIFFDIFEQLADTTTEAGRLLVELVNDYTDVEVKVKEIKNLEHQGDALAHRAYAELNRSFITPLEPGEISRLTTALDDILDYIDGTARLMLNYGIEETDEYMQEFAKLIYLSAAEVAVAVREIRRIRDPKLLEQKCIEINRLENLADDVLAHAIKDLFCGTDAVRILKLKDIYENLELATDKCEDAANVLADIAIRHS; encoded by the coding sequence GTGGGCTTACGAGACTGGATTATTCCAAACGACTATATATTTTTTGATATCTTCGAGCAACTCGCAGATACAACAACCGAGGCTGGGCGTCTCCTCGTTGAGCTCGTCAATGATTATACCGATGTCGAGGTGAAGGTGAAGGAGATCAAAAATCTCGAGCACCAGGGGGACGCATTAGCCCACCGTGCCTATGCCGAACTGAACCGGAGCTTCATCACACCCCTCGAACCGGGGGAGATATCCAGACTGACAACCGCGCTTGATGATATTCTCGATTATATTGATGGGACGGCGCGGCTGATGCTCAATTACGGAATCGAAGAGACAGACGAATACATGCAGGAGTTTGCCAAACTGATCTATCTCTCTGCCGCGGAGGTTGCTGTCGCTGTGCGGGAGATTCGTCGGATACGGGATCCGAAACTACTTGAACAGAAGTGCATTGAGATCAACCGGCTTGAGAACCTCGCCGACGATGTCCTCGCCCATGCGATCAAGGATCTCTTCTGTGGCACAGATGCAGTCCGTATCCTCAAACTCAAGGATATCTATGAGAACCTTGAGCTTGCCACCGATAAGTGTGAGGATGCGGCGAATGTCCTTGCAGATATAGCCATCCGTCATTCGTGA
- a CDS encoding inorganic phosphate transporter, with amino-acid sequence MEILIIAGITLALLFNFVNGLNDAANIVATTIATKVLTPIKAIGLAAVFILIGPLLFTTAVAKTVGEGIVDSSILTPSLILIGLVGSVSWLYFCSHVGIPVSASHSLIGGIMGAGIGAGGFVALILPTSDVIADFISYGLIGVIGGAIIFGSLSYLIGDRNPMYLVMGGLIGFAAAIPASMFLGLIEIRGIFAVAIFIIISPVLGFLAAYTMAGMIMRFLSRAGTPERMNYIFKKLQIGATALHAIGHGANDAQNAMGIITAILLSAGYISTFEVPLWVIIASCGAISLGTLLGGVRVIDKMAHKITKIVPYQGFSASTSGGLVLSAMSSLGIPVSTTHAITGSIMGVGATQGASAVRWGVVREIVAAWIITVPAAAIVSYSFYMFISFF; translated from the coding sequence ATGGAGATCCTTATCATTGCGGGCATTACACTGGCCCTTCTCTTTAACTTCGTCAATGGGCTCAATGATGCGGCAAATATCGTTGCAACCACCATTGCAACAAAAGTACTCACCCCGATTAAAGCCATCGGGCTTGCAGCAGTCTTTATTCTGATAGGTCCGCTCCTCTTTACGACTGCTGTTGCCAAAACTGTTGGAGAAGGAATTGTTGACAGTTCAATCCTCACGCCTTCGCTGATCCTGATCGGACTGGTCGGTTCGGTCTCGTGGCTCTACTTCTGCTCCCATGTCGGGATCCCAGTCTCAGCAAGCCACTCGCTCATCGGTGGCATCATGGGGGCCGGCATTGGAGCCGGAGGATTTGTTGCCCTCATTCTTCCAACAAGTGATGTTATCGCAGATTTCATCAGCTACGGTCTGATAGGAGTGATAGGTGGGGCTATCATTTTTGGCTCTCTCTCCTATCTCATCGGTGATCGAAACCCGATGTATCTGGTGATGGGTGGACTGATTGGATTTGCTGCTGCAATACCGGCCTCAATGTTTCTGGGTCTTATCGAGATACGCGGGATATTCGCCGTGGCAATCTTCATCATCATCTCGCCCGTGCTTGGATTTCTCGCTGCATACACGATGGCAGGGATGATCATGCGCTTCCTCTCTCGGGCAGGTACACCGGAACGGATGAACTATATCTTCAAGAAACTTCAGATCGGTGCCACAGCACTCCATGCCATTGGGCATGGTGCCAATGATGCACAGAACGCTATGGGTATCATCACCGCCATTCTTCTCTCTGCCGGCTATATCAGTACATTTGAGGTTCCGCTCTGGGTGATCATCGCCTCCTGCGGTGCCATATCACTTGGAACACTCCTTGGTGGCGTCAGGGTCATCGATAAGATGGCACATAAGATCACAAAGATCGTACCATATCAGGGATTCTCCGCTTCCACATCCGGCGGCCTGGTCCTCTCTGCAATGTCGTCCCTGGGCATCCCGGTATCCACAACACATGCAATTACCGGGTCCATCATGGGTGTCGGGGCGACCCAGGGGGCATCGGCTGTGCGATGGGGGGTTGTCAGGGAGATCGTCGCCGCATGGATCATCACCGTCCCGGCAGCGGCCATCGTCTCATACTCCTTCTATATGTTCATCTCATTTTTCTGA
- the nth gene encoding endonuclease III — translation MDSTTALLIYHRLFVIYPHTETHFLGFTNAFECLILTILSAQTTDATVNRIAPALFERYPTAEDLAAADTAELEEIIRPTGFYHAKGKNIIGAAAALIARYDGAVPDQMEELVTLPGVGRKTANIVLHHAFGINAGVAVDTHVRRLSQRIGLSETADPEKIERDLMTLYPQDLWGEITYLLIRHGREVCSARKPACPTCVIQDLCAYIRSEK, via the coding sequence ATGGATTCGACAACCGCTCTTCTGATATATCATCGACTTTTCGTAATCTATCCCCATACAGAGACACATTTTCTCGGATTCACCAATGCTTTTGAGTGCCTCATCCTGACGATCCTCTCTGCCCAGACGACGGATGCGACCGTGAACCGGATTGCACCCGCACTCTTTGAACGATACCCGACGGCAGAGGATCTGGCAGCCGCTGATACCGCCGAGCTTGAAGAGATCATCAGGCCGACCGGCTTCTACCATGCAAAAGGGAAGAATATCATCGGGGCTGCTGCGGCACTCATCGCACGGTATGACGGTGCGGTCCCGGATCAGATGGAGGAACTCGTCACCCTCCCCGGCGTCGGCCGCAAGACCGCCAATATTGTTCTTCATCATGCATTTGGGATCAATGCCGGTGTCGCCGTCGATACCCATGTCCGCCGCCTTTCACAGCGGATCGGTCTTTCAGAGACTGCTGATCCTGAGAAGATCGAACGGGACCTGATGACCCTCTATCCGCAGGATCTCTGGGGGGAGATCACCTATCTCCTGATCAGGCATGGGAGGGAGGTCTGTTCCGCCAGGAAACCTGCCTGCCCGACCTGCGTGATACAGGATCTCTGTGCCTATATCCGTTCAGAAAAATGA
- the pyrH gene encoding UMP kinase, which translates to MKKVVISVGGSVLVPSLESHQLKEWASTLKELAQDYHLFCVCGGGGEARRYISVCRDIGLDEATSDELGIMVTRINAFLLIAALGDSAYPTVATSYREAKEAALHGRIVVMGGITPGQTTDAVSAVLAEEVAADLLINATAVDAIYSADPKKDPNAERFSLITPSDLIGIIMKERMGAGSNMIVDLVAAKIVERSGIPFAVMDGRRPENIIAALRTGEFHGTLVAGQSGEVLPL; encoded by the coding sequence ATGAAGAAGGTAGTTATCTCGGTCGGCGGATCGGTTCTTGTTCCCTCACTTGAATCTCATCAGCTCAAAGAATGGGCATCGACGCTCAAGGAACTTGCACAGGACTATCATCTCTTCTGCGTCTGTGGAGGCGGCGGTGAGGCCCGGCGCTATATCTCGGTCTGCCGGGATATCGGCCTTGATGAGGCGACATCAGATGAACTGGGTATCATGGTGACCCGGATAAACGCCTTCCTTCTCATCGCCGCACTCGGCGACAGTGCGTATCCGACGGTCGCCACATCGTACAGGGAGGCGAAGGAGGCCGCACTTCATGGCAGGATCGTCGTGATGGGCGGCATCACACCCGGACAGACGACTGATGCCGTCTCAGCGGTCCTTGCAGAGGAGGTCGCTGCCGATCTCCTCATCAATGCCACAGCAGTCGATGCGATCTATTCGGCAGATCCGAAGAAGGATCCCAATGCTGAGCGATTCTCCCTGATCACCCCGTCTGATCTCATCGGGATCATCATGAAGGAGCGGATGGGGGCCGGATCCAATATGATCGTCGATCTCGTCGCCGCCAAGATCGTTGAGCGGAGTGGAATCCCGTTTGCGGTTATGGATGGGAGGAGGCCGGAGAATATTATTGCCGCGCTCCGGACCGGTGAGTTCCATGGCACACTTGTTGCCGGGCAGTCCGGAGAGGTTCTGCCGCTTTGA